The genomic window CCAACTACTCCAACGCTACACACAAACGTGCCACACTTATCGGCTTATTGCTCCACCTCCGCTCATGCCTATTGTTCACAAACACGCTGACTGGCGCCTAGTGCTGGCCAGGCAGCTTTTCCTTGATCTTGCCCATAATACCTTTCTTCTCGCCGGTGCCTGTCACCCCGGCGTGACCTTGCTGGCTGTAAGGACCGCCGGTCGCCGTAGTCCCGTGTGCTCCGGTGCCGGTCACTCCGGGGTGCCCTTGATGATCGAAAGCACCGCCCGTCGTCACGTTCCCATGCGTTCCAGTGCCGGTCATACCGGCGTGCCCTGGCTGGCCGTAGCCACCACCGGGAGCGGTGTTCCCATGCACCCCGGTGCCTGTCATCCCGGGCTGCCCGTAGGCGCCGGCGGTCGGCATGGTGTGCTGCTCGTTCTTGTGACCTCCCGGGAGTTTCTCCAtgatcttgtccttcatgcccttctTCTCACCAGTCGCCGTGGTTCCGTGCGCCCCGGTGCCGGTCATGCCAGCCGGAGCGGGCTGCCCGTAGGGGCCGGTCGTCGCCGTGGTCCCGTGCGCTCCAGTGCCAGCCggagcgggctgcacgtagtaaggGCCGCCGGTCGCCCCGGTGCCGGTCATGCCCGCGGGCGCGGCGGGCTGGCCGTAAGTCTGCTTGCGAGCCCCGGGAagcttctccttgatcttctccttgATGCCCTTCTTCCTCCGTCCACCCATGCCATCGTCCTCGGACTATACATCAATCCAAGCGGAGCAAATTAATACGGAGTACAAGTTTGATACTAGGTTAGTCGTCATGGGAATAACGTGTCAATGGCAGCACATGCAACCATTTCATTTACAGGCCATCGATGCATTGCATACGTACcgagctggagctggagctgcTGGACCGATGGAGTATGCCGCGGGTCTTGTGCTCCTCCCTGGCGGGCTGCAGCTGCCCGCCGGCGGGTGCCCCCGTCACGGCGGTGGCTCCTCCAGGTGCGGCCACCGGGTTGCCGTACCGGTCCACGCGGTTGCCCTGCTGCCCCTGGTATTCCATCTTACTATACCGGTGACGCTTGTTCTACTACTACTGTGACAAATAGCAATAGGTCGGTCTCCAAATGCAAGGGAGTTGTTTGTAGCTAGTGATGCGAGAGATGTGCAGAGGCTGGGAGGTTTATTTATACCGCCGTAGACTTCGATACGGCGATGCCGGAGCGCGCCGCGGACGGGTCACGCGTGTACTCTTTTCGTTTTCCGAGGAGGAGAGGCGACGTGTTTATTCGGGAGTAGGCATAAAGATGAACCTGCTGTGTTGGCTACGTGGTGCCACGAACCTCTTCTCCAGGACGTTCTGGAAGGGTGACCCGTGACCGGATGGGTGAACTAGCTGGCCGTTCCGGAAGTACCAGCGCGATCGATCGGCCCGCTCCGCCGCGTCCGGTGTTTGTCCGGCGTGAAAGTTGGCTGGTTTGCCACTGTTTCCCTCCGGACTCCCGTATATTAGGCTTACTCGTTGGATGCGGACTATCTGAGCTCGAGCTCAAATGAGTtcagatgaacagtaaaatcaaacaGTTTAAAACTAATTTAAAAAGTTGAAAAAAAATTATGATAAACTTTGGCAGATGTTCTAAGCTCTTGCAATTTTTTATCACGAGATCGCATTATTGAAAGGCGTgacaaaaaaaacaaaatcgatgctccaaaaatACTACTTAAGCAGtttggagcattgatttttttttttttgcacgcCTTCCACGAGTGTGATCTTATGACGAAAAATTTCAAACACTTAACATTTGTCAAAAATTACCACAAAAAAATCAGATTGTTTTGAtctttattttttttcaattttattaTTCATCCGAACTTATTTGAGCTCGAGCTCGGAAGGGTACTTTCATTACTCGTGTTTTTTAANNNNNNNNNNNNNNNNNNNNNNNNNNNNNNNNNNNNNNNNNNNNNNNNNNNNNNNNNNNNNNNNNNNNNNNNNNNNNNNNNNNNNNNNNNNNNNNNNNNNNNNNNNNNNNNNNNNNNNNNNNNNNNNNNNNNNNNNNNNNNNNNNNNNNNNNNNNNNNNNNNNNNNNNNNNNNNNNNNNNNNNNNNNNNNNNNNNNNNNNNNNNNNNNNNNNNNNNNNNNNNNNNNNNNNNNNNNNNNNNNNNNNNNNNNNNNNNNNNNNNNNNNNNNNNNNNNNNNNNNNNNNNNNNNNNNNNNNNNNNNNNNNNNNNNNNNNNNNNNNNNNNNNNNNNNNNNNNNNNNNNNNNNNNNNNNNNNNNNNNNNNNNNNNNNNNNNNNNNNNNNNNNNNNNNNNNNNNNNNNNNNNNNNNNNNNNNNNNNNNGTgacaaaaaaaacaaaatcgatgctccaaaaatACTACTTAAGCAGtttggagcattgattttttttttttgcacgCCTTCCACGAGTGTGATCTTATGACGAAAAATTTCAAACACTTAACATTTGTCAAAAATTACCACAAAAAAATCAGATTGTTTTGAtctttattttttttcaattttattaTTCATCCGAACTTATTTGAGCTCGAGCTCGGAAGGGTACTTTCATTACTCGTGTTTTTTAATGAACTCGTGTTGATTAAAAAAATTCACAAACCACCTCAAATATAGTAAAAATTGCATTGAGATTTCTGGATCACCGGATGACTATTGCCGCCGCCAAAATAACCCGTTGACGCCCCGCTCCAATACCGATATGAAGAATCCTTGAATCAATATAAAGAACCTTGCGCCAAATCTTGATGTCTTGTGTGCTCCACGACGAGAAACTCTAATCTAATCGCACCGAGGAGCTAGCATGAATCTACGTTGGAGCTCCATCTAATATGTCCCGAC from Triticum aestivum cultivar Chinese Spring chromosome 3B, IWGSC CS RefSeq v2.1, whole genome shotgun sequence includes these protein-coding regions:
- the LOC123066053 gene encoding dehydrin DHN4: MEYQGQQGNRVDRYGNPVAAPGGATAVTGAPAGGQLQPAREEHKTRGILHRSSSSSSSSSEDDGMGGRRKKGIKEKIKEKLPGARKQTYGQPAAPAGMTGTGATGGPYYVQPAPAGTGAHGTTATTGPYGQPAPAGMTGTGAHGTTATGEKKGMKDKIMEKLPGGHKNEQHTMPTAGAYGQPGMTGTGVHGNTAPGGGYGQPGHAGMTGTGTHGNVTTGGAFDHQGHPGVTGTGAHGTTATGGPYSQQGHAGVTGTGEKKGIMGKIKEKLPGQH